One Ostrea edulis chromosome 2, xbOstEdul1.1, whole genome shotgun sequence genomic region harbors:
- the LOC125678710 gene encoding neuronal acetylcholine receptor subunit alpha-3-like produces MDEKRSSYASFTTANASNIHSAIFSASYNYLVRPSDLVSVNMEFVIFSVNEVDLKNQVISLSGWLTVKWQDDRLIWTPSSYGDIDLIYTKPSKIWKPELIIDNSVTGMDPIGHDDLLFRVTNTGEVRWDPPGLYDVHCEIDVSYFPFDYQTCYIEVASWVYSMDKVNLTKIHDYLNTEDYNQNGEWELYSTFVQESTLTEDGEVFSSLDFALILKRRPGYYLSQIIFPVLVVSLLTNITFLLPADSGEKISFILTVLLALAVLLTLIGDSMPTTSNHTSILSVYLSMVLAVSGVVILITVLNLRLYLRVDQKDVPKWLKRFTKAVLLPISCQKSKVGESSKVEVLSKQNTNVVHVDNLEDGNMSTVNSDPKKKKTLKRMSQKKPEATEQDFSTSNDDADFPYLCRDVSGFLDIFFFLFFNLVVVILTAIFMLILVFGSTPHYTTKH; encoded by the exons ATGGATGAAAAGC GCTCCAGTTATGCGTCCTTCACAACTGCGAATGCCAGCAACATCCACAGCGCCATATTCAGCGCCTCCTATAACTACTTAGTGCGGCCATCAGACCTGGTCAGCGTTAACATGGAATTTGTGATATTCTCTGTTAATGAAGTG GATTTAAAGAATCAAGTAATATCATTGTCCGGGTGGCTGACAGTC AAATGGCAAGATGATCGACTGATATGGACTCCATCGTCATATGGGGATATCGACTTAATTTACACGAAACCATCCAAAATCTGGAAACCGGAGCTTATCATTGATAATTC TGTAACTGGCATGGATCCCATCGGTCATGATGATCTGCTCTTCCGAGTAACAAACACCGGAGAAGTCCGCTGGGACCCGCCAGGACTCTACGACGTGCACTGTGAGATTGATGTCAGTTACTTCCCCTTCGATTATCAGACCTGCTACATAGAGGTCGCTAGTTGGGTATACAGCATGGATAAAGTGAACTTAACAAAGATCCACGATTATCTGAACACGGAGGATTACAACCAGAACGGTGAGTGGGAGCTGTACTCCACTTTCGTCCAGGAGTCCACGCTGACGGAAGACGGCGAAGTGTTCTCCTCTCTGGATTTCGCCTTGATTCTGAAGAGACGCCCCGGATACTACTTGTCGCAGATCATATTCCCAGTCCTGGTCGTCTCGCTACTCACCAATATAACATTTCTGTTGCCGGCTGACTCGGGGGAAAAGATTTCCTTCATACTGACGGTCCTTCTCGCCCTGGCCGTGTTGCTGACCCTAATTGGGGACAGTATGCCCACGACGTCAAATCACACTTCTATTTTAT CCGTGTACCTTTCAATGGTGTTGGCAGTATCGGGTGTTGTGATTCTCATAACAGTCTTGAACCTGCGACTTTACCTAAGGGTTGACCAAAAAGACGTACCAAAGTGGCTCAAAAGGTTCACCAAAGCAGTATTGCTTCCTATTTCGTGCCAAAAGTCAAAGGTTGGTGAAAGTTCGAAGGTCGAGGTCCTATCGAAACAGAACACCAACGTAGTACACGTTGATAACCTTGAGGACGGCAACATGTCTACCGTTAACAGCGACccgaagaagaaaaaaacattgaaGCGAATGAGTCAGAAAAAGCCAGAGGCGACAGAACAGGATTTCTCAACCTCCAACGACGACGCTGATTTCCCGTACTTATGTCGTGACGTCTCGGGATTTCTCgatattttcttctttcttttcttcAATTTGGTGGTTGTCATTCTGACCGCGATTTTCATGTTGATACTTGTGTTTGGATCAACGCCCCACTATACTACAAAACACTAG
- the LOC125682019 gene encoding lysosomal thioesterase PPT2-A-like — MLIEIEVMMLVLIFVSSFLCSASSYKPVVLVHGVFGSAVEEFANTFEKWIPHEHPNTTLYPINLYEDVTSIVPMWTQITKIRQRVASIMARHAQGIHFLCYSQGGLLCRGVLSSMDHNVDTFISLSSPQAGQYGIPDIWKKHIGFPCLKSSMYKILYKKFTQKILSIANYWNDPHHQPLYRKYSEFLAPLDGTTVTPNLTEFKKNFLKLRKIVLIGGPQDEVIKPWQSSHFGFFDEKENIVEMKKQKFFLDDDFGLRTLYNQERVSTFTFRGLRHSDWYTNRTVFNKSILPFLT; from the exons ATGTTGATAGAAATTGAAGTCATGATGTTGGTTTTAATTTTCGTCTCGTCTTTTCTCTGCTCGGCGTCCTCCTATAAACCAGTTGTTCTAGTCCATGGAGTGTTTGGATCGGCTGTTGAAGAATTCGCAAACACTTTTGAAAAATGGATACCTCAT GAACACCCAAACACGACACTATATCCCATTAATCTGTATGAAGATGTGACTAGTATCGTTCCGATGTGGACCCAAATCACCAAAATCAGACAGCGGGTAGCCAGCATCATGGCCCGGCATGCCCAGGGAATCCACTTCCTGTGCTATTCACAAG GTGGACTATTGTGTCGGGGTGTGCTCTCCTCGATGGATCATAATGTGGACACATTCATCTCCTTGTCCTCACCACAGGCCGGACAGTACGGCA TTCCAGACATCTGGAAAAAGCACATCGGATTTCCCTGTCTAAAATCTTCTATGTACAA GATACTATACAAGAAATTTACCCAGAAGATACTGTCCATTGCAAACTACTGGAATG ATCCTCATCACCAGCCTCTTTATCGGAAATATTCGGAGTTCCTCGCACCTTTAGATGGAACGACAGTGACACCAAATTTAACCG aaTTCAAAAAGAATTTTTTGAAACTTCGCAAGATTGTATTGATTGGCGGACCCCAGGATGAAGTTATTAAACCCTGGCAATCTAG cCACTTTGGATTCTttgatgaaaaagaaaatatagtgGAAATGAAGAAACAAAAG TTTTTCTTGGACGACGATTTCGGATTACGAACACTGTACAATCAGGAGCGAGTGAGTACCTTCACCTTCAGAGGGCTTCGTCACTCGGACTGGTACACTAACCGCACAGTGTTCAACAAATCCATTCTTCCTTTTCTGACGTAG